Part of the Denticeps clupeoides chromosome 3, fDenClu1.1, whole genome shotgun sequence genome, CAGCATTCTAGAATGTTCAGTGACTAATGTTTATGCAGGGTCTTGCAGTGCCAAATCCGGTCATGACTGGTCGCCAGGACGCCGAGTTATTACCTGCACAGCGCTCGGGAACAGTGGTTTGCTGACGCTGGACTGGGTGGTGGCTGGGGGAATGACTGGCCTGGCGGGCATGCCAGGGGGTGCACCAGGGACTGCGGTGGCCATGTGAGGTATTCCTGGCCGGATGACGTGAGGAGGCATTCCTAGGAGACGTTGATCAGCATTAAGATCAACTTCATTCTGTAACTGGAGTTGCATGGAAGAAAGTCTCCTGAAACTCACCAGAGGGGAGACCTGGCATCACTGGTGGCATTCCAGGACCAGGGATCATACCACCCATTGGCATCATACTGAGAAGACAAAAAAGTGTCACATTTTACTCAGCTTTAGCAAGAGTATCGAGGTCTGTTCtggaaaagggacatttttgTAAACTCACCCCGGGGGCATCCCTGGCATCATAGGCGGGACACCTGGCATCATAGGCGGGACACCTGGCATCATGTGAGGAATACCTGAAGAGACAAAAATGTTACTCCCAAGTCTGCTTGGTTCGTTTTGGCACCCAGCTGACCTCTACAGACCAGAGTAGCTGGCATGTGCCATGCCCTGCGGCATGCCAGGCTGGGTCATCGGGGGAACATAGGCAGCCTGTTGCGCAGCGGGCTGCTGGTATGATGTCCCTGCTTCGtcgtcatcctcctcatccGAGTCGTCCTggttctgtttcttcttctggcCATCTGCTCGGGAGATACAGGACTGGAGCGGTGAGAATTCTGGGCTATGCATATGGATTTGGGACGTTACAGAGGAAGGAGTTTCACCTTGCGTCTTCTGCTCCAGTACACGCCGTCGATCCTGCATGTCCTTTTCTGGAATGCCCTCCATACCGTAGATCTCCAGTTCAATGTCGGTTCTGCCGGGTATTGCGTTGGGGACAGCGTCTATGGTCTCTTTGTGCACCTGGATGACAAAACGCGCTGCTGATCACGAATCCGATGACATTAGACAACGTaacaacaaataaacagacCAAGCAACCAATCGTCACCTGCATGCAATGGATGGCCAAGCCAGGTCCGGTATAGAGCTTCTTGTGGCAGATGTGGCACTTGAAGTGCTTCGCTTTCTGGTGCTGGATGAGGATCTTCTCGTCGTCGAAGTCTCTGTTGCAGTACCTAAAACGCGTGCGTTAAAGAACAACCGAGCGGATAGTGAAACAAACATGTGAACAATAGACAGACAAGGAACGCTATATTTTAACTAACCCTCTTTAATAAGGGAGACATAAACACCATAAAGAAACACTAGTCGCTTCCGGTACCCTGGTTTCACCCTAAAATGGACTCGCACAGCGGGATTAGGATACCAGCACCACGGCTTCAGCTGCTTCTTTTTCTTCCGTCCCATCTTCCTCACGTCCTCTGGGTTCGCAGGAACAACGAGAAGTGCGGCCGAAACTCCCTCAACGCTGAGCACAACTACCGAAAATGGCGCCGCCGCGGGGAGAGTGACTGGGCCTACCCACAAAGCACCGCGCAATCACGTGCGCTTTGCTGCGCAACACGCATGCGCAGCAAATGATGGGTGGTGCTAATGTTTcgtaattttaaaatgtatattttatttttatataacaaCGTTTTTTAAAGGCACATATCGTGTAATGAAGGCAAGtgtatttattactattattttctCAAATGCTGGGAAACTTTCTTATTACATAAAATAAGGGCACCTGCCGTGATGGAACCAAGTAAAATACTGCTGTAATTGTGCAAACACTGCTGTAATAGATAATATGttctaaacataaaaatgtagtgtgtgtatgtgtgtgtgtatcagtccAAAGAGGAAAGTTCCTgagttgtctgatggcctgtgggaagaagcttttgcatagtctggcagtgagggcctgaatgctttggtaccttctttcagatggtaggagggtgaagagtgcatgtaaggggtgtgtagagtcctgcAATTCTGGTGgctttctggatgcagtgtGTTTGGTAAATGTTTGTTATGGATGGGAG contains:
- the znf207b gene encoding BUB3-interacting and GLEBS motif-containing protein ZNF207b isoform X1; its protein translation is MGRKKKKQLKPWCWYCNRDFDDEKILIQHQKAKHFKCHICHKKLYTGPGLAIHCMQVHKETIDAVPNAIPGRTDIELEIYGMEGIPEKDMQDRRRVLEQKTQDGQKKKQNQDDSDEEDDDEAGTSYQQPAAQQAAYVPPMTQPGMPQGMAHASYSGIPHMMPGVPPMMPGVPPMMPGMPPGMMPMGGMIPGPGMPPVMPGLPSGMPPHVIRPGIPHMATAVPGAPPGMPARPVIPPATTQSSVSKPLFPSAVQSQQTASGQSPSASTTEATKSTFPAYTQASATSTNPSSSTVAKPPATVTSKPANLATTSATSKLMHPDEDISLEERRAQLPRYQRLIPRLGQATMAAAPAGAVGGIMPPQQPGMRHPIHAGQYGAPPQVMPGFMPGGMPPYGQSAPMVPPFQGGPPMGMRPPVMSPGGRY
- the znf207b gene encoding BUB3-interacting and GLEBS motif-containing protein ZNF207b isoform X2, producing the protein MGRKKKKQLKPWCWYCNRDFDDEKILIQHQKAKHFKCHICHKKLYTGPGLAIHCMQVHKETIDAVPNAIPGRTDIELEIYGMEGIPEKDMQDRRRVLEQKTQDGQKKKQNQDDSDEEDDDEAGTSYQQPAAQQAAYVPPMTQPGMPQGMAHASYSGIPHMMPGVPPMMPGVPPMMPGMPPGMMPMGGMIPGPGMPPVMPGLPSGMPPHVIRPGIPHMATAVPGAPPGMPARPVIPPATTQSSVSKPLFPSAVQSQQTASGQSPSASTTEATKSTFPAYTQASATSTNPSSSTVAKPPATVTSKPANLATTSATSKLMHPDEDISLEERRAQLPRYQRLIPRLGQATMAAAPAGAVGGIMPPQQPGMRHPIHGQYGAPPQVMPGFMPGGMPPYGQSAPMVPPFQGGPPMGMRPPVMSPGGRY